The Benincasa hispida cultivar B227 chromosome 9, ASM972705v1, whole genome shotgun sequence genome has a segment encoding these proteins:
- the LOC120085725 gene encoding phosphoinositide phosphatase SAC2-like isoform X2 gives MILITKRRKIGTICGHAIYAISKSEMIPIPNSTARSNLAISKDENRYKKLLRTVDLRKDFFFSYSYNVMRCLQKNICDNKTGHLLYDTMFVWNEFLTRGIRNILKNTMWTVALVYGFFKQVDLSLSGRDFKLTLIARRSRHYAGTRFLKRGVNEKGRVANDVETEQIVFEDASNGQPTQISSVVQNRGSIPLFWSQETSRLNIRPDIILSKKDQNYEATRLHFENLVLRYGNPIIILNLIKTREKKPRESVLRAEFANAIRYINKSLSAENRLRFLHWDLNKHAKSKASNVLMQLGRVATYALNLTGIFYCQIASNLSSGELLSWTYFKKSQGTDSSMENLSTEEENEENPEKDVSSTVYANGILENHPVAMFQNGVLRTNCIDCLDRTNVAQYAYGLVALGRQLHTLGFTDSPKIDLDNPLAEDLMRAYENMGDTLALQYGGSAAHNKIFSERRGQWKAATQSQEFFRTLQRYCSNAYLDAEKQRAINVFLGYYQPQQGKPALWELDSDQHYDLGKRFPDLIEENFRSLSDGNILGQSDSDMGNIHDGSSRPFPHLNEGSSKGFSESAPEVSTCESDISLCRYTPSVCTRKLHENMQDDQTLEDDRICHDEHGDSCSCSNFLDIDWISSSGNSCEDELCERSVTSLSSENVASEMKIDFISSASESGSSSKVKERSGTDVSRDDIVTEYSDHFVDWVSHGGVLFW, from the exons ATGATATTGATAACAAAGCGAAGAAAGATTGGAACTATCTGCGGCCATGCCATTTATGCAATTTCGAAGAGTGAAATGATTCCAATTCCAAATTCTACTGCCCGGTCCAATTTGGCTATTTCTAAGGATGAAAACAG ataCAAGAAGCTCTTACGCACAGTGGATCTTAGAAAAGACTTCTTTTTCAGCTACTCATACAATGTCATGCGTTGCCTGCAAAAGAACATATGTGATAATAAGACAGGACATTTACTTTATGATACAATGTTTGTCTGGAACGAGTTTTTAACTCGTGGAATCCGGAACATTCTCAAGAATACCATGTGGACTGTTGCCTTAGTTTATGGTTTCTTTAAACAG GTTGATCTTTCTCTTTCTGGCAGAGATTTCAAGTTGACACTCATTGCTAGACGATCACGTCATTATGCTGGTACAAG ATTTCTAAAAAGAGGCGTTAACGAGAAGGGAAGAGTAGCTAATGATGTTGAGACAGAGCAGATTGTTTTCGAAGATGCGTCCAATGGGCAACCGACTCAAATAAGTTCAGTGGTGCAAAATCGAGGATCAATCCCCCTATTTTGGTCCCAGGAAACCTCACGGCTGAATATTAGGCCTGATATCATAT TGTCAAAGAAGGATCAGAATTACGAAGCCACGAGACTACACTTTGAGAATCTCGTTTTGAGATATGGGAATCcaataattatattgaatttgaTTAAG ACTCGCGAGAAGAAGCCACGAGAAAGTGTCCTCCGTGCTGAGTTTGCAAATGCTATaagatatataaataaaagtttatcTGCAGAGAACCGTCTAAGATTTCTCCACTGGGATTTGAACAAACATGCGAAAAG CAAAGCTTCCAACGTCTTAATGCAACTTGGAAGGGTTGCTACATATGCCTTGAACTTAACTGGGATCTTCTACTGTCAGATAGCGTCCAATTTAAGCTCAGGGGAATTGTTAAGTTGGACCTACTTTAA GAAAAGTCAAGGTACTGATTCTTCCATGGAGAATCTATCtacagaagaagaaaatgaagaaaatccAGAAAAAGATGTTAGTAGTACGGTGTATGCTAATGGTATACTTGAAAATCATCCAGTTGCAATGTTTCAAAACGGTGTCCTTAGGACCAATTGTATAGACTGTTTAGACCGGACAAATGTCGCCCAATATGCCTATGGGCTAGTTGCTTTAGGACGTCAATTACATACTTTAGGGTTTACTGATTCGCCAAAAATTGATCTGGACAACCCTTTGGCGGAGGATTTGATGCGGGCTTATGAGAACATGGGGGATACCCTTGCATTACAGTATGGTGGCTCTGCAGCACATAATAAG ATATTTTCTGAGAGGAGAGGCCAATGGAAAGCTGCCACACAATCTCAGGAGTTTTTCAGAACACTACAACGTTATTGCAGCAATGCATACCTAGATGCTGAGAAACAACGTGCCATTAACGT GTTCTTAGGTTACTATCAGCCACAGCAGGGAAAACCAGCCTTGTGGGAATTAGACTCTGACCAGCATTATGATCTTGGGAAGCGCTTTCCTGATCTTATTGAAGAGAATTTCAG ATCACTATCAGATGGCAATATACTTGGTCAGAGTGACTCTGATATGGGGAATATACATGATGGAAGCAGCAGGCCCTTTCCTCATTTGAATGAAGGAAGCAGTAAAGGCTTCTCAGAGTCTGCACCTGAGGTCTCAACCTGTGAATCTGATATATCTCTTTGCAG GTATACTCCCTCTGTGTGCACTAGAAAACTTCATGAAAACATGCAGGATGATCAAACGCTTGAAGATGATCGTATTTGTCATGATGAGCATGGGGATTCATGCAGCTGCTCTAATTTTCTGGATATAGACTGGATTTCTTCGTCTGGGAATTCTTGTGAAGATGAGTTATGTGAAAG GTCTGTCACCAGTCTTTCATCGGAAAATGTTGCAAGTGAGATGAAGATTGACTTTATTTCGTCTGCAAGTGAGTCTGGATCGAGCTCAAAG GTAAAAGAACGGTCTGGAACTGACGTTAGTCGTGACGATATTGTCACTGAATACTCCGATCATTTTGTCGACTGGGTCAGCCATGGTGGGGTGCTCTTCTGGTGA
- the LOC120085725 gene encoding phosphoinositide phosphatase SAC2-like isoform X1, whose protein sequence is MILITKRRKIGTICGHAIYAISKSEMIPIPNSTARSNLAISKDENRYKKLLRTVDLRKDFFFSYSYNVMRCLQKNICDNKTGHLLYDTMFVWNEFLTRGIRNILKNTMWTVALVYGFFKQVDLSLSGRDFKLTLIARRSRHYAGTRFLKRGVNEKGRVANDVETEQIVFEDASNGQPTQISSVVQNRGSIPLFWSQETSRLNIRPDIILSKKDQNYEATRLHFENLVLRYGNPIIILNLIKTREKKPRESVLRAEFANAIRYINKSLSAENRLRFLHWDLNKHAKSKASNVLMQLGRVATYALNLTGIFYCQIASNLSSGELLSWTYFKKSQGTDSSMENLSTEEENEENPEKDVSSTVYANGILENHPVAMFQNGVLRTNCIDCLDRTNVAQYAYGLVALGRQLHTLGFTDSPKIDLDNPLAEDLMRAYENMGDTLALQYGGSAAHNKIFSERRGQWKAATQSQEFFRTLQRYCSNAYLDAEKQRAINVFLGYYQPQQGKPALWELDSDQHYDLGKRFPDLIEENFRTSFKRSLSDGNILGQSDSDMGNIHDGSSRPFPHLNEGSSKGFSESAPEVSTCESDISLCRYTPSVCTRKLHENMQDDQTLEDDRICHDEHGDSCSCSNFLDIDWISSSGNSCEDELCERSVTSLSSENVASEMKIDFISSASESGSSSKVKERSGTDVSRDDIVTEYSDHFVDWVSHGGVLFW, encoded by the exons ATGATATTGATAACAAAGCGAAGAAAGATTGGAACTATCTGCGGCCATGCCATTTATGCAATTTCGAAGAGTGAAATGATTCCAATTCCAAATTCTACTGCCCGGTCCAATTTGGCTATTTCTAAGGATGAAAACAG ataCAAGAAGCTCTTACGCACAGTGGATCTTAGAAAAGACTTCTTTTTCAGCTACTCATACAATGTCATGCGTTGCCTGCAAAAGAACATATGTGATAATAAGACAGGACATTTACTTTATGATACAATGTTTGTCTGGAACGAGTTTTTAACTCGTGGAATCCGGAACATTCTCAAGAATACCATGTGGACTGTTGCCTTAGTTTATGGTTTCTTTAAACAG GTTGATCTTTCTCTTTCTGGCAGAGATTTCAAGTTGACACTCATTGCTAGACGATCACGTCATTATGCTGGTACAAG ATTTCTAAAAAGAGGCGTTAACGAGAAGGGAAGAGTAGCTAATGATGTTGAGACAGAGCAGATTGTTTTCGAAGATGCGTCCAATGGGCAACCGACTCAAATAAGTTCAGTGGTGCAAAATCGAGGATCAATCCCCCTATTTTGGTCCCAGGAAACCTCACGGCTGAATATTAGGCCTGATATCATAT TGTCAAAGAAGGATCAGAATTACGAAGCCACGAGACTACACTTTGAGAATCTCGTTTTGAGATATGGGAATCcaataattatattgaatttgaTTAAG ACTCGCGAGAAGAAGCCACGAGAAAGTGTCCTCCGTGCTGAGTTTGCAAATGCTATaagatatataaataaaagtttatcTGCAGAGAACCGTCTAAGATTTCTCCACTGGGATTTGAACAAACATGCGAAAAG CAAAGCTTCCAACGTCTTAATGCAACTTGGAAGGGTTGCTACATATGCCTTGAACTTAACTGGGATCTTCTACTGTCAGATAGCGTCCAATTTAAGCTCAGGGGAATTGTTAAGTTGGACCTACTTTAA GAAAAGTCAAGGTACTGATTCTTCCATGGAGAATCTATCtacagaagaagaaaatgaagaaaatccAGAAAAAGATGTTAGTAGTACGGTGTATGCTAATGGTATACTTGAAAATCATCCAGTTGCAATGTTTCAAAACGGTGTCCTTAGGACCAATTGTATAGACTGTTTAGACCGGACAAATGTCGCCCAATATGCCTATGGGCTAGTTGCTTTAGGACGTCAATTACATACTTTAGGGTTTACTGATTCGCCAAAAATTGATCTGGACAACCCTTTGGCGGAGGATTTGATGCGGGCTTATGAGAACATGGGGGATACCCTTGCATTACAGTATGGTGGCTCTGCAGCACATAATAAG ATATTTTCTGAGAGGAGAGGCCAATGGAAAGCTGCCACACAATCTCAGGAGTTTTTCAGAACACTACAACGTTATTGCAGCAATGCATACCTAGATGCTGAGAAACAACGTGCCATTAACGT GTTCTTAGGTTACTATCAGCCACAGCAGGGAAAACCAGCCTTGTGGGAATTAGACTCTGACCAGCATTATGATCTTGGGAAGCGCTTTCCTGATCTTATTGAAGAGAATTTCAG GACATCTTTTAAAAGATCACTATCAGATGGCAATATACTTGGTCAGAGTGACTCTGATATGGGGAATATACATGATGGAAGCAGCAGGCCCTTTCCTCATTTGAATGAAGGAAGCAGTAAAGGCTTCTCAGAGTCTGCACCTGAGGTCTCAACCTGTGAATCTGATATATCTCTTTGCAG GTATACTCCCTCTGTGTGCACTAGAAAACTTCATGAAAACATGCAGGATGATCAAACGCTTGAAGATGATCGTATTTGTCATGATGAGCATGGGGATTCATGCAGCTGCTCTAATTTTCTGGATATAGACTGGATTTCTTCGTCTGGGAATTCTTGTGAAGATGAGTTATGTGAAAG GTCTGTCACCAGTCTTTCATCGGAAAATGTTGCAAGTGAGATGAAGATTGACTTTATTTCGTCTGCAAGTGAGTCTGGATCGAGCTCAAAG GTAAAAGAACGGTCTGGAACTGACGTTAGTCGTGACGATATTGTCACTGAATACTCCGATCATTTTGTCGACTGGGTCAGCCATGGTGGGGTGCTCTTCTGGTGA